From a single Streptomyces sp. 1331.2 genomic region:
- a CDS encoding M23 family metallopeptidase, whose product MPAQARRITLPRAARIGIATAVTGVSFALPLVTAMNAQAHTAPVAPVTQAAAGTEAKPAAGTEAKPAAQAAAAHESYRVVSGDTLSKIADAKRVEGGWQALYEQNRSVVGANPNLIFPGQQLAIAGHAAAPSADAAPAKPAAPATQAAAKPQAQLQVTTEVAKPSAPVQTQVQTAAPAPAVTAAPVAATSGYVAPLAHPVLGEAYGVAGSMWASGHHTGQDFVASTGTPLRAVANGVVVKAGNGGAYGNEVEIKLADGKYAQYAHLSSIGVSIGQTVTVGQQIGLSGATGNVTGPHLHFEIRTGPEYGSDIDPVAYLRAHGVAL is encoded by the coding sequence ATGCCTGCTCAGGCTCGTCGTATCACCCTGCCCCGCGCCGCCCGCATCGGCATCGCGACCGCCGTCACCGGCGTCTCCTTCGCCCTCCCGCTCGTGACCGCGATGAACGCCCAGGCCCACACGGCCCCGGTCGCCCCGGTCACCCAGGCCGCCGCCGGCACCGAGGCCAAGCCCGCCGCCGGCACCGAGGCCAAGCCCGCCGCCCAGGCCGCCGCCGCGCACGAGAGCTACCGCGTCGTCAGCGGCGACACCCTGTCCAAGATCGCCGACGCCAAGCGCGTCGAGGGCGGCTGGCAGGCGCTGTACGAGCAGAACCGCTCGGTCGTCGGCGCCAACCCGAACCTGATCTTCCCGGGCCAGCAGCTCGCGATCGCCGGCCACGCCGCCGCGCCGTCCGCGGACGCCGCCCCGGCGAAGCCCGCCGCGCCGGCCACCCAGGCCGCCGCCAAGCCGCAGGCCCAGCTGCAGGTCACGACCGAGGTCGCCAAGCCGTCCGCCCCGGTGCAGACCCAGGTGCAGACCGCCGCTCCGGCCCCGGCCGTGACGGCCGCTCCGGTCGCCGCCACCTCCGGCTACGTCGCGCCGCTGGCCCACCCCGTCCTCGGCGAGGCCTACGGCGTGGCCGGCTCGATGTGGGCCTCCGGCCACCACACCGGCCAGGACTTCGTCGCCTCCACCGGCACCCCGCTGCGCGCCGTCGCCAACGGCGTCGTGGTCAAGGCCGGCAACGGCGGCGCCTACGGCAACGAGGTCGAGATCAAGCTCGCCGACGGCAAGTACGCCCAGTACGCGCACCTCTCGTCGATCGGCGTGTCGATCGGTCAGACCGTCACCGTCGGCCAGCAGATCGGCCTCTCCGGTGCCACCGGCAACGTGACCGGCCCGCACCTGCACTTCGAGATCCGTACCGGTCCGGAGTACGGCTCGGACATCGACCCGGTCGCCTACCTGCGCGCGCACGGCGTCGCGCTCTGA
- a CDS encoding MFS transporter yields MATSEAGTLRLGTAQGRWVLLATVLGSSMAMLDGTVVNVALPRIGADLGASLASLQWTLNAYLLTLAGLILLGGALGDRYGRRRVFLIGVVWFAVASAACAAAPNIQVLIAARAVQGIGGALLTPGSLAMLQAVFHPDDRSAAVGLWSGLGGVAAAVGPFLGGWLVDGPGWRWIFLLNLPLAAAVIAVTTRSVPESRDESATGRFDVLGAVLAALALGAFTYALTAAGEGLSPVVWATGAIGVLLGAVFLAVERRAVEPMLPLGLFSSRLFTAVNLVTLCVYAAFSGVFFLLVVQLQIVSGFSPLVSGFALVPITVLMLALSARAGRLGKRIGPRIPLTIGPLLCAAGVLLILRIGPGSSYWADVLPAVTVMGCGMTLLVAPLTATVLAAVEVRHAGIASGVNNAAARAAGLLAVAALPALAGLSGNAYRVPSAVDSAFHTAMLICAGLLAAGGLIAFTTVRGNVLAAEERPVAEPSCDWPCGTTTPPFDPGHVQSHEDPATGPAAGPSSEN; encoded by the coding sequence GTGGCCACCTCCGAAGCCGGCACCCTGCGCCTGGGCACCGCACAGGGTCGCTGGGTACTCCTGGCAACAGTGCTCGGTTCCAGCATGGCGATGCTCGACGGCACCGTCGTGAACGTCGCCCTGCCCCGCATCGGCGCCGACCTCGGCGCCTCCCTCGCGTCCCTGCAATGGACGCTGAACGCCTATCTGCTCACCCTGGCGGGCCTGATCCTGCTCGGCGGCGCACTCGGCGACCGCTACGGGCGGCGCCGGGTCTTCCTGATCGGCGTGGTCTGGTTCGCCGTCGCCTCCGCGGCCTGCGCCGCCGCACCGAACATCCAGGTGCTGATCGCCGCGCGCGCCGTCCAGGGCATCGGCGGGGCGCTGCTCACCCCGGGCTCGCTCGCCATGCTCCAGGCGGTCTTCCATCCTGACGACCGTTCGGCGGCTGTCGGCCTCTGGTCCGGCCTGGGCGGGGTGGCCGCCGCGGTCGGCCCCTTCCTCGGCGGCTGGCTGGTGGACGGCCCCGGCTGGCGCTGGATCTTCCTGCTGAACCTGCCGCTCGCCGCCGCCGTGATCGCCGTCACCACCCGGTCCGTACCGGAGAGCCGGGACGAGAGCGCCACCGGCCGCTTCGACGTGCTCGGCGCGGTGCTCGCCGCGCTCGCGCTCGGCGCGTTCACCTACGCGCTGACCGCGGCCGGGGAGGGCCTGTCCCCCGTGGTCTGGGCCACCGGGGCGATCGGCGTACTGCTCGGCGCCGTGTTCCTGGCCGTCGAACGGCGCGCGGTCGAGCCGATGCTGCCCCTCGGGCTGTTCTCCTCCCGGCTGTTCACCGCCGTGAACCTGGTCACCCTGTGCGTGTACGCGGCATTCAGCGGCGTCTTCTTCCTGCTGGTGGTGCAGCTGCAGATCGTCTCCGGGTTCTCGCCGCTGGTCTCGGGCTTCGCACTGGTGCCGATCACGGTGCTGATGCTGGCGCTGTCGGCCCGCGCCGGGCGCCTCGGCAAGCGGATCGGCCCGCGGATCCCGCTCACCATCGGCCCGCTGCTGTGCGCCGCCGGAGTGCTGCTGATACTGCGCATCGGCCCGGGCTCCTCCTACTGGGCGGACGTGCTGCCCGCCGTCACGGTGATGGGCTGCGGGATGACCCTGCTGGTCGCACCGCTGACGGCCACCGTGCTGGCCGCCGTCGAGGTCCGGCACGCGGGCATCGCCAGCGGGGTCAACAACGCCGCCGCCCGCGCGGCCGGACTGCTCGCGGTGGCCGCCCTCCCGGCGCTGGCCGGGCTGAGCGGCAACGCCTACCGGGTGCCGTCGGCGGTGGACTCCGCCTTCCACACCGCGATGCTGATCTGCGCGGGCCTGCTGGCCGCCGGCGGGCTGATCGCCTTCACCACCGTCCGCGGCAACGTCCTGGCCGCCGAGGAGCGTCCGGTGGCCGAGCCGAGCTGCGACTGGCCCTGCGGGACCACCACCCCGCCGTTCGACCCGGGCCACGTCCAGTCGCACGAGGACCCCGCCACCGGTCCGGCAGCGGGGCCCTCGTCCGAGAACTGA
- the purB gene encoding adenylosuccinate lyase — protein sequence MSAKPQIPNVLASRYASATLAQLWSPEHKVVLERHLWLAVLKAQQDLGVEVPATAVADYEQVIDQVDLGSIAARERVTRHDVKARIEEFSDLAGHEQIHKGMTSRDLTENVEQLQIRQSLEHVRDRTVAVLVRLAKLSAQHSELVMAGRSHNVAAQATTLGKRFASITDELLVAFRRLEELIARYPLRGIKGPVGTAQDMLDLLGGDTDKLAELERRVAAHLGFDHVLTSVGQVYPRSLDFEVLTALVQLAAAPSSLAKTIRLMAGHELVTEGFKEGQVGSSAMPHKMNTRSCERVNGLAVILRGYASMTGELAGDQWNEGDVSCSVVRRVALPDAFFAFDGLLETFLTVLDEFGAFPAVIEAELDRYLPFLATTKVLMGAVRAGVGRETGHEVIKEHAVASALAMRAGARENELLDRLAADERIPLDRAALDALLADRLSFTGAAGAQVAEVVRQVEAVAAAYPEAAKYAPGDIL from the coding sequence GTGAGCGCGAAGCCCCAGATCCCCAATGTCCTGGCCTCCCGGTACGCCTCGGCGACCCTGGCCCAGCTCTGGTCCCCCGAGCACAAGGTGGTCCTTGAGCGCCACCTGTGGCTCGCCGTCCTGAAGGCGCAGCAGGACCTCGGCGTCGAGGTCCCGGCGACCGCCGTCGCCGACTACGAGCAGGTGATCGACCAGGTCGACCTCGGCTCGATCGCCGCCCGTGAGCGGGTCACCCGCCACGACGTGAAGGCCCGGATCGAGGAGTTCAGCGACCTCGCCGGCCACGAGCAGATCCACAAGGGGATGACCTCCCGGGACCTGACCGAGAACGTCGAGCAGCTGCAGATCCGCCAGTCGCTGGAGCACGTGCGCGACCGCACGGTGGCCGTCCTGGTGCGCCTGGCCAAGCTGTCCGCCCAGCACTCCGAGCTGGTAATGGCCGGCCGCTCGCACAACGTGGCCGCGCAGGCCACCACCCTGGGCAAGCGCTTCGCGTCGATCACCGACGAGCTGCTGGTCGCCTTCCGCCGCCTGGAGGAGCTGATCGCCCGCTACCCGCTGCGCGGGATCAAGGGCCCGGTCGGCACCGCCCAGGACATGCTGGACCTGCTCGGTGGTGACACCGACAAGCTCGCCGAGCTGGAGCGCCGGGTCGCCGCGCACCTCGGCTTCGACCATGTGCTGACCAGCGTCGGCCAGGTCTACCCGCGCTCGCTGGACTTCGAGGTGCTCACCGCCCTCGTCCAGCTGGCCGCCGCGCCGTCCAGCCTGGCCAAGACCATCCGCCTGATGGCCGGCCACGAGCTGGTCACGGAGGGCTTCAAGGAGGGCCAGGTCGGCTCCTCCGCGATGCCGCACAAGATGAACACCCGCTCCTGCGAGCGCGTCAACGGCCTGGCCGTCATCCTGCGTGGCTACGCCTCGATGACCGGCGAGCTGGCCGGCGACCAGTGGAACGAGGGCGACGTCTCCTGCTCGGTGGTGCGCCGGGTCGCGCTGCCGGACGCCTTCTTCGCCTTCGACGGCCTGCTGGAGACCTTCCTGACCGTCCTCGACGAGTTCGGCGCCTTCCCCGCCGTGATCGAGGCCGAGCTGGACCGCTACCTGCCGTTCCTCGCCACCACCAAGGTGCTGATGGGCGCGGTGCGCGCGGGCGTCGGCCGGGAGACCGGGCACGAGGTCATCAAGGAGCACGCCGTCGCCTCCGCGCTGGCGATGCGCGCGGGCGCCCGGGAGAACGAGCTGCTGGACCGCCTGGCCGCGGACGAGCGGATCCCGCTGGACCGTGCCGCGCTGGACGCGCTGCTGGCCGACAGGCTCTCCTTCACCGGCGCGGCCGGCGCCCAGGTCGCCGAGGTGGTCCGCCAGGTGGAGGCCGTCGCGGCCGCCTACCCGGAGGCTGCCAAGTACGCTCCGGGCGACATCCTCTGA
- a CDS encoding MarR family winged helix-turn-helix transcriptional regulator, with protein MGSTATTTVPTNAELMEALAAVGAAYFQDFAAAAARHGLSSSQAKALGAVQEPVPMRALAGRLGCDASNVTGIVDRLESLGLANRAAAAGDRRVKIVVITTEGREILNRIRSEMARTHQAFEAMTDEQRIALHSICGQVLPVLAGRTVAPQ; from the coding sequence ATGGGTTCGACAGCGACGACGACCGTACCGACCAACGCCGAGCTGATGGAGGCCTTGGCCGCCGTCGGCGCCGCGTACTTCCAGGACTTCGCGGCGGCCGCGGCCCGGCACGGGCTCTCCTCCTCGCAGGCCAAGGCGCTGGGCGCGGTGCAGGAGCCGGTGCCGATGCGTGCGCTGGCCGGGCGGCTGGGCTGCGACGCGTCGAACGTCACCGGGATCGTGGACCGGCTGGAGTCGCTGGGCCTGGCCAACCGGGCGGCGGCGGCCGGTGACCGCCGGGTGAAGATCGTGGTGATCACGACCGAGGGCCGGGAGATCCTGAACCGCATCCGGAGCGAGATGGCCCGCACCCACCAGGCCTTCGAGGCGATGACCGACGAGCAGCGGATCGCCCTGCACTCGATCTGCGGGCAGGTGCTGCCCGTCCTGGCCGGCCGTACGGTTGCGCCGCAGTAG
- a CDS encoding DUF3037 domain-containing protein yields the protein MTESSTPALPATVELHDYEYAVIRAVPRVERGECVNVGVLLYCRQSSHLAARTHLDQARLLALDPVADVHGVRRALHGIEAVCQGGPQAGPAAGDSPGQRFRWLTAPRSAIVQPGPVHTGLTADPEAELRRLFDQLVL from the coding sequence ATGACCGAGTCGTCGACGCCCGCGCTGCCGGCCACCGTCGAGCTGCACGACTACGAGTACGCCGTGATCCGTGCGGTGCCGAGGGTCGAGCGCGGGGAGTGCGTCAACGTGGGGGTGCTGCTGTACTGCCGGCAGAGTTCGCACCTGGCGGCGCGCACCCACCTGGACCAGGCCCGGCTGTTGGCGCTGGACCCGGTGGCGGACGTGCACGGGGTGCGGCGGGCGCTGCACGGGATCGAGGCGGTCTGCCAGGGCGGCCCGCAGGCCGGGCCGGCGGCCGGGGACAGCCCCGGGCAGCGGTTCCGCTGGCTGACCGCGCCGCGCAGCGCGATCGTCCAGCCGGGGCCGGTGCACACCGGGTTGACCGCGGACCCGGAGGCGGAGCTGCGGCGGCTGTTCGACCAGCTGGTGCTCTGA
- a CDS encoding HipA family kinase has protein sequence MLPEVTAIRYVTPLREGGSMPGLVEADDRRLYALKWVGAAQGRKALVAEVLAGELGRRLGLPVPALVTVDLDPVLARSEPDHQIQDQMRASGGTNLGMAFVSGALNFDPLCFEVDPELAGRVLWFDALIGNVDRSWRNPNLLVATGGLRLIDHGASLIFHHNWSGAAAWTRRPYDASDHALLLARPDLAAADKALAPVAEVAIEDAVAQIPEVWLMDEFGFDSPDEVRAAYRAQLTERLAGPRDWLPEVPA, from the coding sequence GTGCTACCCGAGGTGACGGCGATCCGGTACGTGACGCCACTGCGAGAAGGCGGCTCGATGCCGGGCCTGGTCGAGGCCGATGATCGGCGGCTCTACGCGCTGAAATGGGTCGGTGCGGCGCAGGGGCGCAAGGCGTTGGTGGCGGAGGTGCTGGCCGGGGAACTGGGGCGGCGGCTCGGGCTGCCGGTGCCGGCGCTGGTGACCGTGGACCTGGACCCGGTGCTCGCGCGCAGTGAGCCGGACCACCAGATCCAGGACCAGATGCGGGCCAGCGGTGGGACCAACCTCGGCATGGCCTTCGTCAGCGGTGCGCTCAACTTCGACCCGCTCTGCTTCGAGGTGGATCCCGAACTCGCGGGCCGGGTGCTCTGGTTCGACGCGCTGATCGGCAACGTGGACCGGTCCTGGCGCAACCCCAACCTGCTGGTGGCCACCGGCGGGCTGCGGCTGATCGACCACGGGGCGAGCCTGATCTTCCACCACAACTGGTCGGGTGCCGCGGCCTGGACCCGCCGACCGTACGACGCCTCCGACCACGCCCTGTTGCTCGCCCGGCCGGATCTGGCGGCGGCGGACAAGGCGTTGGCGCCGGTCGCGGAGGTGGCGATCGAGGACGCGGTGGCGCAGATCCCCGAGGTCTGGCTGATGGACGAGTTCGGCTTCGACTCGCCCGACGAGGTGCGCGCCGCGTACCGTGCCCAGCTGACCGAGCGACTGGCCGGTCCGCGTGACTGGCTGCCGGAGGTGCCCGCATGA
- a CDS encoding NAD(P)/FAD-dependent oxidoreductase, with amino-acid sequence MERPRILIVGGGFAGLECARRLEHKLSPAEAEITLVTPFSYQLYLPLLPHVAAGVLTPQSVAVSLRRSLRRTHIVPGGAIGVDPASKVLVVRKITDEVVAQKYDVLVLAPGSVTRTFDIPGLTDYARGMKTLAEAAYVRDHVIAQLDLASATLDQKERESRLQFVVVGGGYAGTETAACLQRLTTAAALRYPRLDARQIKWHLIDIAPKLMPELGDPLGEAALEVLRDRGIEVSLGVSVAEVGAESVKFTDGRVLPCRTLIWTAGVAASPLIGTLDAETVRGRLAVTAEMRVPQFEGVFALGDAAAVPDLAKGDGAVCPPTAQHSARQGRAVADNVISSLRNQPLEPYYHKDLGLVVDLGGKDAVSKPLGIELRGVPAQLVARGYHLMAMRTNAAKFRVGANWLLNATAGDDFVRTGFLARQPARLQDFEYTDAYLTKDQVRAHAQSLLAKG; translated from the coding sequence ATGGAACGACCTCGGATCCTGATCGTGGGCGGTGGCTTCGCCGGGCTGGAGTGCGCCCGCCGCCTCGAACACAAGCTCTCGCCCGCGGAGGCCGAGATCACGCTGGTCACGCCGTTCAGCTACCAGCTCTACCTCCCCCTCCTCCCCCACGTCGCCGCCGGCGTCCTCACCCCGCAGTCCGTGGCCGTCTCCCTGCGCCGCTCGCTGCGCCGCACCCACATCGTCCCCGGCGGCGCCATCGGTGTGGATCCGGCCTCCAAGGTCCTCGTCGTCCGCAAGATCACCGACGAGGTGGTCGCGCAGAAGTACGACGTCCTGGTGCTCGCGCCGGGCAGCGTGACCCGCACCTTCGACATCCCCGGCCTCACCGACTACGCCCGCGGCATGAAGACGCTCGCCGAGGCGGCCTACGTCCGCGACCACGTGATCGCCCAACTCGACCTCGCCTCGGCCACCTTGGACCAGAAGGAGCGCGAGTCCCGGCTGCAGTTCGTGGTGGTCGGCGGCGGTTACGCGGGCACCGAGACGGCCGCCTGCCTGCAGCGGCTGACCACCGCCGCCGCGCTGCGCTACCCGCGTCTGGACGCCCGGCAGATCAAGTGGCACCTGATCGACATCGCCCCGAAGCTGATGCCGGAGCTGGGCGACCCGCTCGGCGAGGCCGCCCTGGAGGTGCTGCGCGACCGCGGGATCGAGGTGTCGCTGGGCGTCTCGGTGGCCGAAGTCGGAGCCGAGTCCGTCAAGTTCACCGACGGCCGGGTGCTGCCCTGCCGCACGCTGATCTGGACGGCCGGCGTGGCCGCGAGCCCGCTGATCGGCACGCTGGACGCGGAGACGGTCCGCGGCCGGCTCGCCGTGACGGCAGAGATGCGGGTGCCGCAGTTCGAGGGGGTGTTCGCGCTGGGTGACGCCGCCGCGGTGCCGGACCTCGCCAAGGGCGACGGCGCGGTCTGCCCGCCGACCGCCCAGCACTCCGCTCGGCAGGGCCGCGCGGTGGCCGACAACGTGATCTCCTCGCTCCGCAACCAGCCCCTGGAGCCGTACTACCACAAGGACTTGGGCCTGGTGGTGGACCTCGGCGGCAAGGACGCGGTGTCCAAGCCGCTGGGCATCGAGCTGCGCGGGGTGCCCGCCCAGCTGGTGGCGCGCGGCTACCACCTGATGGCGATGCGCACCAACGCGGCCAAGTTCCGGGTGGGCGCCAACTGGTTGCTCAACGCGACGGCCGGGGACGACTTCGTCCGCACCGGCTTCCTCGCCCGCCAGCCCGCCCGACTGCAGGACTTCGAGTACACCGACGCCTATCTGACGAAGGATCAAGTACGGGCGCACGCCCAGTCCTTGCTCGCCAAGGGCTGA
- a CDS encoding GDSL-type esterase/lipase family protein: protein MPENSSSITRSAPRLGRRLLTAAFALPLAVAGLAVAAPAHAAPTAVPSGPTASVSLGDSYISGEAGRWKGNSAGTSGSRNGTDRAWTGSSYDPSRVYGTTAASGCDRSDVAEVLSASTGAQNEINLACSGAVTANVFRAANGGQSYKGEAPQADQLATVARQNNVKLITLSIGGNDLGFADVISTCVQDYLIWYSYCHDSAQSSIDEKMSTAMAGVGKAIDEVRAVMADAGYARTDYRLVLQSYPSPIPRSAEMRYPESGWTRSNTGGCPFWDGDADWARDSLVPQITQALAGVAAAKGAQFLDLSDMLQGREVCSTATRQPTATSGPSATTSEWARFLDGGLNSTQGALQESMHPNYYGQSAVGRCLTLLWARPGGDYSCRNTAGQDASGMYLTAR, encoded by the coding sequence GTGCCCGAAAACAGTTCGAGCATCACCCGCAGTGCACCGCGACTCGGCCGACGGCTGCTCACCGCAGCCTTCGCCCTCCCGCTCGCCGTCGCGGGCCTGGCCGTCGCCGCACCGGCCCACGCCGCCCCGACCGCGGTCCCCTCCGGGCCCACCGCCAGCGTCTCGCTCGGCGACAGCTACATCTCCGGCGAAGCCGGACGCTGGAAGGGCAACTCGGCCGGCACCAGCGGCAGCCGCAACGGCACCGACCGGGCCTGGACCGGCAGTTCGTACGACCCCTCGCGCGTCTACGGCACCACCGCGGCGAGCGGCTGCGACCGCTCGGACGTCGCCGAGGTGCTCAGTGCCTCCACCGGCGCCCAGAACGAGATCAACCTGGCCTGCTCGGGCGCCGTCACCGCGAACGTCTTCCGCGCCGCCAACGGCGGCCAGTCGTACAAGGGCGAGGCCCCGCAGGCCGACCAACTCGCCACCGTGGCACGGCAGAACAACGTCAAGCTGATCACCCTGTCGATCGGCGGCAACGACCTGGGCTTCGCGGACGTCATCTCCACCTGCGTGCAGGACTACCTGATCTGGTACTCCTACTGCCACGACTCCGCACAGTCCTCGATCGACGAGAAGATGTCCACCGCGATGGCCGGGGTCGGCAAGGCGATCGACGAGGTCCGCGCGGTGATGGCCGACGCGGGCTACGCGCGGACGGACTACCGGCTGGTGCTCCAGTCCTACCCGTCGCCGATCCCGCGCAGCGCCGAGATGCGCTACCCGGAGAGCGGCTGGACCCGGTCCAACACCGGCGGCTGCCCGTTCTGGGACGGTGACGCCGACTGGGCCCGCGACTCGCTGGTGCCGCAGATAACCCAGGCGCTGGCGGGTGTCGCCGCCGCCAAGGGCGCGCAGTTCCTGGACCTTTCGGACATGCTGCAGGGCCGCGAGGTCTGCTCGACGGCCACCAGGCAGCCGACCGCCACCTCCGGTCCGTCCGCGACCACCAGCGAATGGGCGCGCTTCCTCGACGGCGGGCTCAACTCCACCCAGGGCGCGCTGCAGGAGTCGATGCACCCCAACTACTACGGCCAGTCGGCGGTCGGGCGCTGCCTGACGCTCCTCTGGGCCCGCCCGGGCGGTGACTACTCCTGCCGCAACACGGCCGGGCAGGACGCGAGCGGGATGTACCTGACGGCGCGATGA